In one Xyrauchen texanus isolate HMW12.3.18 chromosome 18, RBS_HiC_50CHRs, whole genome shotgun sequence genomic region, the following are encoded:
- the LOC127659091 gene encoding INO80 complex subunit D-like yields the protein MYEGKHIHFSEVDNKPLCSYSPKLCKQRRLNGYAFCIRHVLEDKTAPFKRCEYVAKYNSQRCTNPIPKAEERRYCNSHLQVLGFIPKKERKKKQDALDEVRARAHVESVALNITVPSLTLRASNGLDELPPSPPCSRLTPLPICISDHLDPFAFYEEDTDGEESVSQKSSSTSKPPGRPVIGLRVTARDPEHLQADIEHFSAVTEPCTLPTSPHLPQPPPPPPLPPPQPTSRLFKPLQHADGPLYAQHGAVQTLLCNPAPPQSSPSVLSGLLSSAGAQNQALIQRPLSAASPCPLDAKDCPQRCSVAMRPAAFTAPPVCLLRLQHLVQLYTQRQREHGDLFPHLGLDWSEDSTDDEDTEDIVPLLPQAWRIQEGSPLYCYSDEKQLSRRARLAQLCTYLQERYRHLCRQDRAATRHSRYRYAFRKALLHAASKDPDCTAQLIQKLSKSSQTSACSRSAVPQKYERTMCTGTTKDQSCSNIALPFSRHCFQHILLNRSQQLFSSCTARFADGQQCSVPVFDITHQTPLCDEHAKKMDNFLRGDGNRRSQQQQQRRPRKKTKPPALTKKHKKKKRRRGPHRPQKPIPPAVPQGNLPMSSSLTLPAHHAHIRSLSTPELSANELPDDITNEMPDIPNDLELNQEDFSDVLPRLPDDLQDFDLFEGKNGELLPTTEEAEELVRALQAMGSYPDSLVCLSSIGELTPADGVDHRTMAVFSGSEVTATGIGDLLNGRMASETFPSLELEGNLLHAPPDHNFSTSPSSQPAQSNTTGPTCPTSGLTEQTFSRAPKSDSSTPVSHYSSEHLPSPYRDHISPRHGASYQTDPPLLLEMPWRGAPGPPRTSWNNLPLSLTDPPQFGNLLSAESHLLSTSLSTPLSNSHSTILQPTSALSALPQPGLTGLTSPSSSPSCRDLLTSTQTKLQLPQFSAAFGHQLASHSGIPKDLQPSHSSTAPPTGFTVTSATAATPPFPQSN from the exons ATGTATGAAGGTAAACACATCCATTTCTCAGAGGTGGATAATAAGCCGCTGTGCTCCTACAGCCCAAAGCTCTGCAAGCAGCGCAGATTGAATGGATACGCTTTCTGCATTCGCCATGTTCTGGAGGACAAAACTGCTCCATTTAAACGGTGTGAATATGTGGCCAAGTACAACAGTCAGCGATGCACCAACCCTATCCCCAAAGCAGAAGAGAGAAG ATACTGTAACAGCCACCTTCAGGTGCTGGGCTTCATACCTAAGAAAGAGCGCAAGAAGAAGCAGGACGCTCTCGATGAGGTGCGTGCCCGTGCTCACGTAGAGTCCGTTGCTCTGAACATCACCGTTCCCTCTCTGACTCTTAGAGCCTCTAACGGGCTAGACGAACTCCCCCCGTCTCCGCCCTGCTCTCGTCTCACCCCCCTGCCCATTTGCATCTCTGACCACCTCGACCCCTTTGCCTTCTATGAGGAGGACACTGATGGAGAGGAGAGCGTGTCGCAGAAGAGCTCCAGTACGAGTAAGCCACCCGGCAGGCCAGTGATCGGTCTGAGGGTGACTGCCCGGGACCCTGAGCACCTTCAGGCGGACATCGAGCACTTCAGTGCCGTCACAGAACCCTGCACACTTCCAACCTCCCCACACCTGCCACAACCACCTCCACCGCCACCTTTACCTCCACCTCAACCCACATCGAGGCTTTTCAAGCCCCTCCAACATGCGGATGGCCCCCTCTATGCCCAGCATGGTGCAGTACAGACTCTGCTATGCAATCCAGCTCCTCCTCAGAGCAGCCCTTCAGTGCTATCTGGGCTGCTCTCGTCAGCGGGGGCTCAGAACCAGGCACTCATCCAGAGACCTCTTTCTGCTGCCTCTCCTTGTCCGCTTGATGCCAAGGACTGCCCTCAGCGCTGCTCTGTGGCCATGCGGCCCGCTGCCTTTACAGCACCCCCCGTCTGCCTGCTCAGACTTCAGCACCTTGTGCAGCTCTACACTCAAAGACAGAGAGAGCATGGAGACCTGTTTCCACATCTTG GGCTAGACTGGTCTGAGGACAGTACAGATGATGAAGATACAGAGGACATTGTACCTTTATTGCCTCAGGCCTGGAGAATACAGGAAGGAAGTCCTCTTTACTG cTACTCAGATGAAAAACAGTTGTCCAGACGGGCACGCCTGGCACAGCTGTGTACATACCTGCAGGAGAGGTATAGACACCTATGCAGACAGGACAGGGCAGCCACCCGCCACAGCAGATACCGATACGCCTTCCGAAAAGCTTTGCTCCATGCTGCAAGCAAAGACCCCGACTGTACTGCACAGCTCATTCAGAAGCTCAGCAAGAGCTCACAGACCTCAGCCTG ttcaAGATCTGCAGTACCACAAAAATATGAAAGGACAATGTGTACAGGAACAACCAAGGATCAAAGCTGCAGCAACATAGCTTTGCCATTTTCACGCCACTGTTTTCAAC ATATCCTACTGAATCGCTCTCAGCAGCTGTTCTCCAGTTGTACGGCACGCTTCGCTGATGGACAGCAGTGCTCTGTTCCTGTGTTTGACATCACTCACCAGACACCACTCTGTGACGAACATGCAAAGAAAATG GATAATTTCCTGCGAGGAGACGGTAACAGACGCAgtcagcagcagcaacagcgTCGCCCTCGTAAGAAGACCAAACCGCCCGCACTGACCaagaaacacaagaagaagaagaggagaagagGCCCGCACAGACCGCAGAAGCCCATTCCTCCTGCTGTTCCACAGGGCAACCTGCCAATGTCCTCCTCCCTTACACTGCCCGCTCACCATGCCCACATCAG GAGTCTGTCTACTCCAGAGCTCAGTGCAAATGAGCTTCCTGATGACATCACAAATGAAATGCCTGACATTCCTAATGATCTTGAGCTGAATCAGGAAGATTTCTCTGACGTGCTGCCCAGACTACCTGATGATCTTCAAGATTTTGACCTCTTTGAGG GCAAGAACGGAGAGTTGCTCCCCACCACTGAGGAGGCAGAAGAACTGGTCAGAGCACTGCAGGCGATGGGCTCATATCCAGACTCCCTGGTGTGTTTGTCCTCAATAGGTGAACTGACCCCTGCGGACGGAGTCGACCACCGCACCATGGCCGTATTTTCTGGATCGGAGGTCACGGCGACAGGCATCGGAGACCTTCTTAATGGCCGCATGGCTTCTGAGACCTTTCCCAGTTTAGAACTGGAGGGTAACCTTCTCCACGCCCCACCAGACCATAATTTTTCCACCTCCCCTTCCTCTCAGCCCGCTCAGAGCAACACGACAGGGCCTACTTGTCCCACTAGTGGATTAACAGAACAAACATTTTCACGGGCTCCCAAGTCTGACTCCTCCACACCAGTTAGTCATTACAGCAGTGAGCACTTGCCATCGCCCTACAGGGATCACATATCTCCCCGACATGGTGCCTCTTATCAAACTGACCCACCTCTTTTGCTGGAGATGCCTTGGAGAGGTGCTCCAGGGCCTCCACGCACCTCTTGGAATAACCTCCCCCTGTCGCTCACAGACCCGCCACAGTTCGGGAACCTCCTCAGTGCTGAAAGTCACCTCCtctccacctctctctccacCCCACTGTCCAACTCGCACTCCACGATCCTGCAGCCGACCTCTGCTCTCTCTGCTCTTCCCCAGCCAGGCCTGACCGGCCTCACGTCACCTTCATCCTCGCCCTCTTGTCGTGACCTCCTCACCTCCACCCAAACTAAACTACAGCTCCCGCAGTTTAGCGCGGCCTTCGGCCACCAACTGGCTTCCCACAGCGGGATCCCCAAAGACCTGCAGCCCAGCCATAGCTCAACAGCGCCACCTACAGGCTTTACCGTCACTAGTGCCACTGCTGCCACGCCCCCCTTCCCTCAGAGCAACTGA